A window from Piliocolobus tephrosceles isolate RC106 chromosome 11, ASM277652v3, whole genome shotgun sequence encodes these proteins:
- the RTP5 gene encoding receptor-transporting protein 5 isoform X1, with translation MDGAGADMWASTFTLAMAERKPQDVWVLLPEHSLVPGCLDGGGVQYLLVGLSRLQCSRCPGTWDSAHVHVLFHLWWDRAGRRGLVKMRVWGQRCKLCPAPGDCQVRPPGERPFLSRLVLHILQDCYGDGLGPSRHPREAYEGCCEACELGVCFLQKTPDPAWSANTTKGNFPAMAWGGTGAVSRGKQLPTSGDDLGKGGGVIAIPFSLVQASNDQVPIAAGPAIPASLSQGASLPVTGSRGALVIGQGSIYLSGHSVAMPGGKGFPVAIGDPLFHGPGLLGSSIQTFELKGFLFKGRGSLCSPVGVAQGWGPVSLNNGLVPEEKHTPTMFYCVGLSASGEGSLTFPSSLTSIFTNLFSEVTDGPVATKEASITLPFIFTDVKDAVAEVAEGNEKETGGQGLIPAGHQPLPETNAGGLASQVKGSLALSFPADVQGKDSFTDVSEGEEKEGGLVTAGQDAPLEAKAEGPVTVSEGSITIPFSVFDVIKHKGSGHVAYGPQGNGWVSQGYYQKRRPRSRFHKARCGCRWEEDERPGRVCRRPHAEPYEDFWIWVSMTVCVFWLMCMCRLNPGIYPQQV, from the exons ATGGACGGGGCTGGGGCAGACATGTGGGCCAGCACCTTCACCCTGGCCATGGCCGAGAGGAAACCCCAGGACGTCTGGGTTCTGCTACCTGAGCACAGCCTGGTCCCAGGATGCCTGGACGGCGGTGGCGTCCAGTACCTGCTGGTGGGGCTCTCGAG GCTCCAGTGCAGTCGCTGTCCGGGGACCTGGGACTCGGCTCACGTACATGTCCTTTTCCACCTGTGGTGGGACAGGGCCGGCCGCCGGGGGCTGGTGAAGATGCGTGTCTGGGGCCAGCGGTGCAAGCTGTGCCCTGCGCCCGGGGACTGCCAGGTGAGGCCCCCAGGCGAGCGGCCCTTCCTcagcaggctggtcttgcacaTCCTGCAGGACTGCTACGGGGATGGCCTCGGCCCAAGCCGGCACCCCAGGGAGGCCTACGAGGGCTGCTGTGAGGCTTGCGAACTGGGGGTCTGCTTCCTCCAGAAGACCCCAGACCCTGCCTGGAGCGCAAACACCACGAAAGGCAACTTCCCCGCCATGGCCTGGGGTGGCACCGGCGCCGTCTCTAGGGGCAAACAGCTGCCCACCTCCGGCGATGACCTCGGCAAGGGTGGTGGTGTCATCGCCATCCCCTTCTCCCTTGTGCAAGCCAGCAATGACCAGGTGCCCATCGCTGCGGGCCCTGCAATCCCTGCCTCTCTCTCACAGGGGGCCTCTCTCCCTGTGACCGGCAGCCGTGGGGCTCTGGTCATTGGCCAGGGCTCCATCTACCTGTCTGGGCATTCTGTGGCCATGCCTGGGGGCAAAGGCTTCCCAGTGGCCATTGGAGACCCCCTCTTCCATGGCCCCGGCCTCCTCGGCAGCAGCATCCAGACCTTCGAGCTCAAAGGTTTCCTCTTCAAAGGCCGGGGTTCCCTCTGCAGCCCCGTTGGCGTGGCCCAGGGCTGGGGCCCCGTCTCCCTCAACAATGGCCTCGTCCCTGAGGAGAAACACACGCCAACCATGTTCTACTGCGTCGGCCTCTCGGCCAGTGGGGAGGGCTCCCtcaccttcccctcctccctcactAGCATCTTCACCAACCTCTTCTCGGAGGTCACCGATGGCCCTGTGGCCACTAAAGAGGCCTCCATCACCCTCCCCTTCATCTTTACTGACGTCAAGGACGCGGTTGCTGAGGTGGCTGAAGGCAACGAGAAGGAAACAGGCGGCCAGGGCCTCATCCCTGCGGGTCACCAGCCCCTGCCAGAGACCAACGCTGGTGGCCTCGCCTCCCAGGTCAAGGGCTCCCTCGCCCTATCCTTCCCTGCTGATGTCCAAGGCAAAGATTCCTTTACTGACGTCTCTGAAGGCGAAGAGAAGGAAGGTGGCCTCGTCACCGCGGGTCAGGACGCCcctctggaggccaaggctgagGGCCCCGTCACCGTCAGTGAGGGCTCCATCACCATCCCCTTCTCAGTCTTCGATGTCATAAAGCACAAGGGCAGTGGCCACGTTGCCTACGGCCCCCAGGGCAATGGCTGGGTCTCCCAAGGCTATTACCAGAAGAGGCGGCCGAGGTCCAGGTTCCACAAGGCCCGCTGTGGGTGCCGCTGGGAGGAAGACGAGCGCCCTGGCCGCGTCTGCCGCAGGCCGCACGCCGAGCCCTACGAGGACTTCTGGATCTGGGTATCCATGACCGTGTGCGTCTTCTGGCTGATGTGCATGTGTCGGCTGAACCCCGGAATCTACCCGCAGCAAGTGTGA
- the RTP5 gene encoding receptor-transporting protein 5 isoform X2: MGLRLLVWPRGWWFQSLSTGRSRLQCSRCPGTWDSAHVHVLFHLWWDRAGRRGLVKMRVWGQRCKLCPAPGDCQVRPPGERPFLSRLVLHILQDCYGDGLGPSRHPREAYEGCCEACELGVCFLQKTPDPAWSANTTKGNFPAMAWGGTGAVSRGKQLPTSGDDLGKGGGVIAIPFSLVQASNDQVPIAAGPAIPASLSQGASLPVTGSRGALVIGQGSIYLSGHSVAMPGGKGFPVAIGDPLFHGPGLLGSSIQTFELKGFLFKGRGSLCSPVGVAQGWGPVSLNNGLVPEEKHTPTMFYCVGLSASGEGSLTFPSSLTSIFTNLFSEVTDGPVATKEASITLPFIFTDVKDAVAEVAEGNEKETGGQGLIPAGHQPLPETNAGGLASQVKGSLALSFPADVQGKDSFTDVSEGEEKEGGLVTAGQDAPLEAKAEGPVTVSEGSITIPFSVFDVIKHKGSGHVAYGPQGNGWVSQGYYQKRRPRSRFHKARCGCRWEEDERPGRVCRRPHAEPYEDFWIWVSMTVCVFWLMCMCRLNPGIYPQQV, encoded by the exons ATGGGCCTGCGTTTGCTTGTGTGGCCGAGGGGCTGGTGGTTTCAGAGCCTCAGCACAGGCAGAAGCAG GCTCCAGTGCAGTCGCTGTCCGGGGACCTGGGACTCGGCTCACGTACATGTCCTTTTCCACCTGTGGTGGGACAGGGCCGGCCGCCGGGGGCTGGTGAAGATGCGTGTCTGGGGCCAGCGGTGCAAGCTGTGCCCTGCGCCCGGGGACTGCCAGGTGAGGCCCCCAGGCGAGCGGCCCTTCCTcagcaggctggtcttgcacaTCCTGCAGGACTGCTACGGGGATGGCCTCGGCCCAAGCCGGCACCCCAGGGAGGCCTACGAGGGCTGCTGTGAGGCTTGCGAACTGGGGGTCTGCTTCCTCCAGAAGACCCCAGACCCTGCCTGGAGCGCAAACACCACGAAAGGCAACTTCCCCGCCATGGCCTGGGGTGGCACCGGCGCCGTCTCTAGGGGCAAACAGCTGCCCACCTCCGGCGATGACCTCGGCAAGGGTGGTGGTGTCATCGCCATCCCCTTCTCCCTTGTGCAAGCCAGCAATGACCAGGTGCCCATCGCTGCGGGCCCTGCAATCCCTGCCTCTCTCTCACAGGGGGCCTCTCTCCCTGTGACCGGCAGCCGTGGGGCTCTGGTCATTGGCCAGGGCTCCATCTACCTGTCTGGGCATTCTGTGGCCATGCCTGGGGGCAAAGGCTTCCCAGTGGCCATTGGAGACCCCCTCTTCCATGGCCCCGGCCTCCTCGGCAGCAGCATCCAGACCTTCGAGCTCAAAGGTTTCCTCTTCAAAGGCCGGGGTTCCCTCTGCAGCCCCGTTGGCGTGGCCCAGGGCTGGGGCCCCGTCTCCCTCAACAATGGCCTCGTCCCTGAGGAGAAACACACGCCAACCATGTTCTACTGCGTCGGCCTCTCGGCCAGTGGGGAGGGCTCCCtcaccttcccctcctccctcactAGCATCTTCACCAACCTCTTCTCGGAGGTCACCGATGGCCCTGTGGCCACTAAAGAGGCCTCCATCACCCTCCCCTTCATCTTTACTGACGTCAAGGACGCGGTTGCTGAGGTGGCTGAAGGCAACGAGAAGGAAACAGGCGGCCAGGGCCTCATCCCTGCGGGTCACCAGCCCCTGCCAGAGACCAACGCTGGTGGCCTCGCCTCCCAGGTCAAGGGCTCCCTCGCCCTATCCTTCCCTGCTGATGTCCAAGGCAAAGATTCCTTTACTGACGTCTCTGAAGGCGAAGAGAAGGAAGGTGGCCTCGTCACCGCGGGTCAGGACGCCcctctggaggccaaggctgagGGCCCCGTCACCGTCAGTGAGGGCTCCATCACCATCCCCTTCTCAGTCTTCGATGTCATAAAGCACAAGGGCAGTGGCCACGTTGCCTACGGCCCCCAGGGCAATGGCTGGGTCTCCCAAGGCTATTACCAGAAGAGGCGGCCGAGGTCCAGGTTCCACAAGGCCCGCTGTGGGTGCCGCTGGGAGGAAGACGAGCGCCCTGGCCGCGTCTGCCGCAGGCCGCACGCCGAGCCCTACGAGGACTTCTGGATCTGGGTATCCATGACCGTGTGCGTCTTCTGGCTGATGTGCATGTGTCGGCTGAACCCCGGAATCTACCCGCAGCAAGTGTGA
- the RTP5 gene encoding receptor-transporting protein 5 isoform X3, protein MRVWGQRCKLCPAPGDCQVRPPGERPFLSRLVLHILQDCYGDGLGPSRHPREAYEGCCEACELGVCFLQKTPDPAWSANTTKGNFPAMAWGGTGAVSRGKQLPTSGDDLGKGGGVIAIPFSLVQASNDQVPIAAGPAIPASLSQGASLPVTGSRGALVIGQGSIYLSGHSVAMPGGKGFPVAIGDPLFHGPGLLGSSIQTFELKGFLFKGRGSLCSPVGVAQGWGPVSLNNGLVPEEKHTPTMFYCVGLSASGEGSLTFPSSLTSIFTNLFSEVTDGPVATKEASITLPFIFTDVKDAVAEVAEGNEKETGGQGLIPAGHQPLPETNAGGLASQVKGSLALSFPADVQGKDSFTDVSEGEEKEGGLVTAGQDAPLEAKAEGPVTVSEGSITIPFSVFDVIKHKGSGHVAYGPQGNGWVSQGYYQKRRPRSRFHKARCGCRWEEDERPGRVCRRPHAEPYEDFWIWVSMTVCVFWLMCMCRLNPGIYPQQV, encoded by the coding sequence ATGCGTGTCTGGGGCCAGCGGTGCAAGCTGTGCCCTGCGCCCGGGGACTGCCAGGTGAGGCCCCCAGGCGAGCGGCCCTTCCTcagcaggctggtcttgcacaTCCTGCAGGACTGCTACGGGGATGGCCTCGGCCCAAGCCGGCACCCCAGGGAGGCCTACGAGGGCTGCTGTGAGGCTTGCGAACTGGGGGTCTGCTTCCTCCAGAAGACCCCAGACCCTGCCTGGAGCGCAAACACCACGAAAGGCAACTTCCCCGCCATGGCCTGGGGTGGCACCGGCGCCGTCTCTAGGGGCAAACAGCTGCCCACCTCCGGCGATGACCTCGGCAAGGGTGGTGGTGTCATCGCCATCCCCTTCTCCCTTGTGCAAGCCAGCAATGACCAGGTGCCCATCGCTGCGGGCCCTGCAATCCCTGCCTCTCTCTCACAGGGGGCCTCTCTCCCTGTGACCGGCAGCCGTGGGGCTCTGGTCATTGGCCAGGGCTCCATCTACCTGTCTGGGCATTCTGTGGCCATGCCTGGGGGCAAAGGCTTCCCAGTGGCCATTGGAGACCCCCTCTTCCATGGCCCCGGCCTCCTCGGCAGCAGCATCCAGACCTTCGAGCTCAAAGGTTTCCTCTTCAAAGGCCGGGGTTCCCTCTGCAGCCCCGTTGGCGTGGCCCAGGGCTGGGGCCCCGTCTCCCTCAACAATGGCCTCGTCCCTGAGGAGAAACACACGCCAACCATGTTCTACTGCGTCGGCCTCTCGGCCAGTGGGGAGGGCTCCCtcaccttcccctcctccctcactAGCATCTTCACCAACCTCTTCTCGGAGGTCACCGATGGCCCTGTGGCCACTAAAGAGGCCTCCATCACCCTCCCCTTCATCTTTACTGACGTCAAGGACGCGGTTGCTGAGGTGGCTGAAGGCAACGAGAAGGAAACAGGCGGCCAGGGCCTCATCCCTGCGGGTCACCAGCCCCTGCCAGAGACCAACGCTGGTGGCCTCGCCTCCCAGGTCAAGGGCTCCCTCGCCCTATCCTTCCCTGCTGATGTCCAAGGCAAAGATTCCTTTACTGACGTCTCTGAAGGCGAAGAGAAGGAAGGTGGCCTCGTCACCGCGGGTCAGGACGCCcctctggaggccaaggctgagGGCCCCGTCACCGTCAGTGAGGGCTCCATCACCATCCCCTTCTCAGTCTTCGATGTCATAAAGCACAAGGGCAGTGGCCACGTTGCCTACGGCCCCCAGGGCAATGGCTGGGTCTCCCAAGGCTATTACCAGAAGAGGCGGCCGAGGTCCAGGTTCCACAAGGCCCGCTGTGGGTGCCGCTGGGAGGAAGACGAGCGCCCTGGCCGCGTCTGCCGCAGGCCGCACGCCGAGCCCTACGAGGACTTCTGGATCTGGGTATCCATGACCGTGTGCGTCTTCTGGCTGATGTGCATGTGTCGGCTGAACCCCGGAATCTACCCGCAGCAAGTGTGA